From the Salinimicrobium tongyeongense genome, one window contains:
- a CDS encoding MBL fold metallo-hydrolase, whose translation MKIKILGTRGKIEPKAEGHSRHTGYLLDEKILIDLGEEAYLEHHPEAIIFTHFHPDHAFFVPEKEKFTPKIALFGPEAHELIPNLNVISGKFEVEGYSFTPIPVIHALKLKSLGYLIEKDGKRIFITGDVAWIEKAHLAGLPPIDLVITEATFMKKGGRINRKKDKIFGHTGVPDLIRLLSPHAKKIAFCHYGEWFFENPSEESRKKIKALEEEVELIPAHDGMELEV comes from the coding sequence ATGAAGATAAAAATTTTAGGCACCCGAGGAAAAATAGAACCTAAAGCGGAAGGACACAGCCGCCATACAGGCTACCTGCTTGATGAAAAGATCTTAATAGACCTGGGCGAAGAAGCCTATCTGGAACATCATCCCGAAGCCATAATCTTCACCCATTTTCATCCCGATCATGCTTTTTTTGTTCCTGAAAAAGAAAAATTCACTCCCAAAATTGCCCTTTTTGGGCCCGAAGCTCACGAACTTATCCCAAATCTAAATGTCATTTCAGGAAAGTTTGAAGTCGAAGGTTATAGCTTCACCCCCATCCCCGTCATTCATGCACTTAAACTGAAATCCCTTGGCTACCTCATTGAAAAAGACGGAAAAAGGATCTTTATCACCGGAGATGTAGCCTGGATAGAAAAAGCACACCTGGCAGGTTTACCGCCCATAGATCTCGTGATCACTGAAGCCACTTTTATGAAGAAAGGCGGGCGCATCAACCGTAAAAAGGACAAAATCTTTGGCCATACCGGCGTGCCCGATCTTATTCGCTTACTATCTCCGCACGCTAAAAAAATAGCATTTTGCCACTATGGCGAATGGTTCTTTGAAAATCCTTCCGAAGAGAGCAGGAAAAAGATCAAAGCCCTCGAAGAAGAGGTAGAACTTATCCCGGCGCATGACGGGATGGAGTTGGAGGTCTAA
- a CDS encoding erythromycin esterase family protein → MKLDKEKEYIKPLENVQHLDPLLEKIGNSRYVLLGEASHGTHEYYTWRAEISKRLIKEKGFDFVAVEGDWPDCFEINRWVKDFPGTPDHIADVLKEFRRWPTWMWANWEIAAFAQWMKNHNKDLDQKNKIGFYGLDVYSLWESMEIIVNYLEKEDPEVAALARRTADCFEPYRKNDSYVTAYRGLQQKCRNEVVQLLKEVRQKASQYENEPEAGLNAELNSLVLKNAEKYYEAMAQFDHSSWNVRDSHMVETLNRLTDYHGKDAKVVVWEHNTHIGDARATTMAAQGLHNVGQLVRQQHSEQGVYLVGFGSYEGSVVAGDFWGAPMKSMDLPKGIEGSIERKLHTLGAENKLLLFEEGTHLHKKLQDKIGHRAVGVVYDPHRERGNYVPSKISKRYDAFLYIDKTRGLHPLHLQPNGAKTPETYPFGI, encoded by the coding sequence ATGAAACTGGATAAGGAAAAAGAATACATCAAACCTCTGGAAAATGTGCAGCACCTGGACCCGCTCCTGGAGAAAATTGGAAATTCAAGATATGTGCTGTTGGGAGAGGCCAGCCACGGCACCCATGAGTACTACACCTGGAGAGCCGAAATTTCCAAACGGCTCATCAAAGAAAAAGGCTTCGATTTTGTGGCTGTTGAAGGTGACTGGCCAGATTGTTTTGAGATCAACCGCTGGGTAAAAGATTTTCCCGGCACGCCAGATCATATTGCCGATGTGCTGAAAGAGTTCAGGCGCTGGCCAACCTGGATGTGGGCCAACTGGGAAATTGCCGCATTTGCCCAATGGATGAAGAACCACAACAAAGACCTGGATCAAAAAAATAAAATCGGTTTCTACGGCCTTGATGTTTACAGCCTCTGGGAATCTATGGAGATCATAGTGAACTACCTCGAAAAAGAAGATCCTGAAGTTGCCGCCCTCGCACGGCGTACAGCCGATTGTTTTGAACCCTACCGAAAGAACGATTCGTATGTCACAGCCTACCGCGGACTTCAGCAAAAATGCCGCAATGAAGTAGTGCAGCTGCTGAAGGAAGTGAGGCAAAAAGCCTCGCAGTACGAGAATGAACCCGAAGCAGGCCTCAATGCCGAACTTAATTCCCTCGTCCTCAAAAATGCCGAAAAATACTACGAGGCCATGGCTCAATTTGACCATTCTTCCTGGAACGTGCGTGACAGCCACATGGTAGAAACCCTCAACAGGCTAACAGATTATCATGGGAAAGACGCTAAAGTGGTCGTTTGGGAACACAATACACACATTGGGGATGCCAGGGCTACTACTATGGCCGCACAAGGCCTGCACAACGTAGGGCAGCTGGTGAGGCAGCAGCACAGCGAGCAAGGGGTTTACCTGGTGGGTTTCGGCTCTTATGAAGGCAGCGTGGTTGCCGGGGATTTTTGGGGCGCCCCCATGAAAAGTATGGACCTGCCAAAAGGGATTGAAGGCAGTATAGAACGAAAGCTGCATACGCTGGGGGCCGAAAACAAATTGCTGCTTTTTGAGGAAGGCACCCATTTGCACAAAAAACTGCAGGACAAAATTGGACACCGTGCCGTGGGCGTGGTGTACGACCCACACCGAGAGCGGGGCAACTACGTTCCCTCAAAAATATCAAAAAGATATGACGCTTTTCTGTACATTGACAAAACCCGGGGGCTTCACCCGCTGCACCTGCAACCCAATGGCGCTAAAACTCCTGAAACCTATCCCTTCGGAATTTAA
- a CDS encoding potassium channel family protein: protein MQTVQIVIGLAIILFTYLDFFHTTLSGNGFGIFSRIINQILNRIMIQNRSRSIFKFSGITHLLLTTFLWMLLLFIGTYAVFSAEDSMVVNGTTGVPATVPERFYYTGYVLSTLGVGDFVPGTDTSRVLTGILSFSGFILITTGLTYLLSVINAVLEKKQLSFLISTMGKDVEEIFNFYKQQEDLENLISNAGDLRQQILQNASSYLAFPMANYFLSKNHESALILQLARLHEVIMIIRLDWRQESVQYKKLTAILNGIKKYLELGLEDAGAAKHNEEELKTYRSYWMKHGYYFKNEKAVDEQFSSSLKYAGWNWKEVYKLKEEE, encoded by the coding sequence ATGCAAACAGTTCAAATTGTAATTGGTCTCGCCATAATTTTATTTACTTACCTGGATTTTTTTCACACCACCCTTTCCGGAAACGGGTTTGGTATTTTCTCCAGAATTATAAACCAGATCCTGAACCGTATCATGATTCAAAACCGCAGCCGGTCAATTTTTAAATTTTCCGGAATTACACATTTGTTATTGACCACTTTTCTCTGGATGCTGCTGCTCTTCATAGGAACCTACGCGGTTTTTAGTGCCGAAGATTCCATGGTGGTGAATGGCACCACCGGGGTGCCTGCCACAGTCCCCGAAAGGTTCTACTACACCGGTTACGTTCTCTCTACTTTGGGCGTGGGGGATTTTGTACCGGGCACCGATACCAGCAGGGTGCTCACCGGAATTTTGTCTTTTTCAGGTTTCATCTTAATTACTACGGGGCTTACTTATTTATTGAGCGTGATCAATGCGGTACTCGAAAAGAAGCAGCTTTCCTTTCTCATTTCTACCATGGGGAAAGATGTGGAAGAGATCTTTAATTTTTATAAGCAACAGGAAGATCTGGAAAACCTTATTTCCAATGCCGGCGACCTCAGGCAGCAAATTTTGCAAAATGCCAGTAGTTACCTGGCCTTTCCCATGGCGAATTATTTTCTTTCCAAGAATCATGAGTCGGCCCTTATTTTACAACTGGCAAGGCTTCACGAAGTAATTATGATCATTCGGCTCGACTGGCGGCAGGAGTCTGTTCAATATAAAAAGCTAACTGCAATTCTCAATGGGATCAAAAAGTACCTGGAACTTGGGCTAGAAGATGCCGGGGCTGCAAAGCATAATGAAGAAGAGCTCAAAACCTACAGGAGCTACTGGATGAAGCACGGATACTACTTCAAGAATGAAAAAGCCGTAGACGAGCAGTTTTCATCAAGCCTTAAATATGCCGGCTGGAATTGGAAAGAGGTGTATAAGCTGAAGGAGGAGGAATAA
- a CDS encoding DUF4168 domain-containing protein, translating into MILRKMKIFSLLFFMMLGTSTLMAQTNVTDQEIAQFAVTFQKMRMINQEAQKDLSELITKEGMEIARFNTIHQAQMNPEAKAADISPEEKKQYDAIIAQLNEMQAGFRQEMESMIKESGLSLERYEEIANQLQTDAQLQERVRQELTN; encoded by the coding sequence ATGATTTTACGTAAAATGAAGATTTTTAGCCTTCTATTCTTTATGATGCTGGGCACCTCAACTTTAATGGCACAAACTAATGTGACTGACCAGGAAATAGCGCAATTTGCGGTTACTTTTCAAAAGATGCGCATGATCAACCAGGAAGCCCAGAAGGATCTTAGCGAGCTGATCACCAAAGAAGGGATGGAAATAGCCAGGTTTAATACCATTCACCAGGCTCAAATGAATCCGGAAGCAAAAGCCGCCGACATTTCACCTGAAGAAAAGAAACAATACGATGCCATTATCGCACAGCTCAACGAAATGCAGGCAGGTTTCCGCCAGGAAATGGAAAGTATGATCAAAGAAAGCGGACTTTCATTGGAACGATATGAAGAAATTGCAAACCAGTTGCAAACTGACGCCCAGCTCCAGGAAAGAGTGAGGCAGGAACTTACCAACTAA
- the lysA gene encoding diaminopimelate decarboxylase: MNNQDLLEISEKFGSPVYVYDAEKIISQYNRLTNAFSGVKNLRVHYAVKALSNISVLGLFRQLGAGLDTVSIQEVRLGLEAGVEPEKIIYTPNGVSLEEIEAVAKLGVQINIDNLSILEQFGTRNPEVPVCVRINPHVMAGGNTNISVGHIDSKFGVSIHQIPHLLRIVENTGMHINGIHMHTGSDILDIEVFLYASEILFETARNFKDLEFMDFGSGFKVPYKEGDIETNIEELGEKLTAKFKSFCKEYGRELTLAFEPGKFLVSEAGKFLAKVNVIKQTTSTVFAGVDSGFNHLIRPMFYGSRHEIHNLSNPNGKERFYSVVGYICETDTFASNRRISEIKEGDILVFSNAGAYCYSMASNFNSRYRPPEVLWYKGEAHLIRKREDFEDILRGQVKLDLSALQETVQE, encoded by the coding sequence ATGAACAACCAGGACCTTTTAGAAATTTCAGAAAAATTTGGCAGCCCTGTATATGTATATGATGCCGAAAAGATCATTTCACAGTACAACAGACTTACCAATGCTTTTAGCGGCGTAAAGAACCTTAGGGTGCACTACGCAGTAAAGGCGCTTTCTAACATTTCGGTGCTAGGCTTGTTCCGCCAGTTGGGTGCCGGGCTGGATACCGTTTCCATACAGGAGGTCAGACTAGGCCTGGAGGCCGGCGTAGAGCCCGAAAAAATAATTTACACCCCAAACGGGGTTTCTCTTGAAGAAATTGAAGCAGTGGCAAAGCTTGGCGTACAAATCAATATTGACAACCTCTCCATACTCGAACAATTTGGCACCCGTAATCCGGAAGTGCCGGTTTGTGTAAGGATCAACCCGCACGTCATGGCCGGCGGAAACACCAATATCTCTGTAGGCCATATAGATTCAAAATTCGGCGTTTCCATCCACCAGATACCGCACCTGCTGCGTATTGTAGAAAACACCGGGATGCACATTAACGGCATACATATGCACACCGGCAGCGATATACTGGATATTGAAGTATTTTTATATGCTTCGGAAATCCTTTTTGAAACTGCCCGCAATTTCAAAGACCTGGAATTTATGGATTTTGGCAGTGGCTTTAAAGTGCCTTATAAAGAAGGGGATATTGAGACGAATATTGAAGAATTGGGCGAAAAACTCACAGCAAAATTCAAATCTTTCTGTAAGGAATACGGCCGGGAGCTTACTTTAGCCTTTGAACCCGGAAAGTTCCTGGTAAGTGAAGCCGGAAAATTCCTGGCCAAAGTAAATGTCATCAAGCAAACCACTTCTACGGTTTTCGCAGGTGTAGACAGCGGTTTCAACCATCTTATTCGCCCCATGTTCTACGGCTCCAGGCACGAGATTCACAATCTTTCAAACCCCAATGGCAAAGAGAGATTCTACTCGGTAGTGGGTTACATTTGCGAAACCGACACTTTTGCGAGCAACCGCAGGATTTCCGAGATCAAAGAAGGAGATATTCTGGTTTTCAGCAACGCAGGGGCTTACTGCTATTCTATGGCCAGCAACTTCAATTCCCGCTACCGCCCGCCCGAAGTATTGTGGTATAAGGGCGAAGCTCACCTCATCAGAAAAAGGGAGGATTTTGAAGATATTTTGCGCGGGCAGGTAAAACTTGATCTTTCAGCATTACAAGAAACTGTTCAGGAATAA
- a CDS encoding LON peptidase substrate-binding domain-containing protein, translating into MVSRLALFPLQSVVYPGEVLPLHIFEPRYKELLDDCEATGIKFGIPTYIENQLDYGTEMELVETVRRYETGARDVICKGTRVFRIKEFLQQEPGKMYAGGNVEFVAEREDTSEALKKQLLNLIFELYVHLEVPRPKVDVAAFKSYTLAHKIGLSLQQEYALLKLASERARQEFLINHLTITIPILQEMNRAKQVIELNGHFRNYDPLDFREFRLRTKK; encoded by the coding sequence ATGGTTTCCAGGCTGGCCCTTTTTCCTTTACAGAGTGTAGTGTATCCCGGTGAGGTCCTGCCCCTGCATATTTTTGAACCCCGTTACAAGGAACTTCTGGATGATTGTGAGGCAACAGGCATTAAGTTTGGAATTCCCACCTATATTGAAAACCAGCTCGATTACGGAACAGAGATGGAGCTTGTGGAAACGGTGCGGCGTTATGAAACCGGTGCCAGGGATGTTATTTGTAAAGGAACGAGGGTTTTCAGGATCAAAGAGTTTCTTCAGCAGGAGCCGGGAAAGATGTATGCTGGTGGTAATGTGGAATTTGTGGCGGAGCGCGAAGATACTTCCGAAGCCTTAAAAAAGCAGCTCCTAAACCTCATTTTTGAACTCTATGTTCACCTGGAAGTGCCGCGTCCCAAAGTGGATGTCGCGGCTTTCAAAAGCTATACGCTGGCTCATAAAATAGGGCTTTCCCTTCAGCAGGAATACGCTTTGCTGAAACTTGCTTCAGAAAGGGCAAGGCAGGAATTTTTGATCAACCACCTCACTATTACCATCCCCATCCTTCAGGAAATGAACCGGGCAAAACAGGTCATTGAGCTTAACGGGCACTTCAGGAATTATGACCCGCTGGATTTTCGGGAATTCAGGCTGCGGACAAAAAAATAA
- the sucC gene encoding ADP-forming succinate--CoA ligase subunit beta — MNIHEYQGKEILSSFGVRTQRGIVAQDAKEAVEAAKKLTEQTGTGWHVIKAQVHAGGRGKGGGVKLAKNLQEVEEIAGQIIGMNLVTPQTSAEGKKVHQVLVAEDVYYPGDSEPEEYYMSVLLNRSTGKNMIMYSTEGGMDIETVAEETPHLIFNEEIDPATGLLPFQARRIAFNLGLSGNAFKEMTKFVMALYEAFAKSDSSLFEINPVLKTSDDKIMAVDAKVTLDDNALFRHKDYAEMRDVREESPVEVEARKVGLNYVDLDGNVGCMVNGAGLAMATMDLIKQAGGEPANFLDVGGTADAKRVEEAFRLILKDEKVKAILVNIFGGIVRCDRVAQGIVDAYKNMGDTINVPIIVRLQGTNADIAKELIDNSGLDVYSAVEFQEAADKVQEVLA; from the coding sequence ATGAACATACACGAATATCAGGGAAAAGAGATCTTGAGCAGCTTTGGTGTCCGCACTCAGCGCGGGATTGTTGCCCAGGACGCAAAAGAGGCAGTTGAGGCTGCAAAAAAACTTACCGAACAAACCGGTACTGGATGGCATGTCATTAAAGCCCAGGTGCACGCAGGTGGACGTGGAAAAGGCGGGGGGGTAAAGCTTGCCAAGAACCTACAGGAAGTGGAAGAAATTGCAGGTCAGATTATTGGAATGAACCTGGTAACGCCACAAACTTCTGCAGAAGGTAAAAAAGTACACCAGGTTTTGGTGGCCGAAGATGTTTATTATCCCGGCGATAGCGAGCCTGAAGAATACTACATGTCTGTACTTCTTAACCGTTCTACAGGTAAGAACATGATCATGTATTCTACCGAAGGAGGTATGGATATTGAAACTGTGGCTGAAGAAACCCCTCACCTGATATTTAATGAAGAGATTGATCCCGCTACGGGACTGTTGCCTTTCCAGGCCAGAAGGATCGCTTTTAACCTAGGCCTTAGCGGAAATGCTTTTAAAGAAATGACCAAATTTGTAATGGCACTTTATGAAGCATTTGCAAAATCAGATTCTTCTCTTTTCGAGATCAACCCGGTACTTAAGACCAGTGACGACAAGATCATGGCGGTTGACGCCAAGGTAACGCTTGATGATAATGCCCTTTTTCGCCATAAAGATTACGCAGAGATGCGCGATGTGCGTGAAGAAAGTCCGGTTGAAGTTGAAGCCCGTAAAGTTGGCCTTAACTATGTTGATCTCGACGGAAACGTGGGATGCATGGTTAACGGTGCAGGGCTCGCAATGGCGACCATGGACCTTATCAAGCAGGCCGGGGGTGAACCCGCAAACTTCCTTGATGTTGGTGGTACTGCCGATGCAAAGAGAGTGGAAGAGGCTTTTAGGCTTATCTTAAAAGATGAGAAAGTAAAAGCGATTTTGGTAAACATCTTTGGAGGAATTGTGAGATGTGACCGTGTGGCTCAGGGAATTGTAGACGCATACAAGAACATGGGAGACACTATAAACGTGCCTATCATTGTTCGCCTGCAGGGAACCAATGCCGATATTGCCAAAGAATTGATCGACAACAGTGGGCTTGATGTTTACAGTGCGGTTGAATTCCAGGAAGCAGCAGATAAAGTGCAGGAAGTTCTTGCCTAA
- a CDS encoding phosphoadenylyl-sulfate reductase, whose product MEIVAEKRIVTAAEVDRLNQKYRKLDLHERIEELYKDFNLAEVMLTSSFAATSAFLLKLFSDVNRDQLVYFIDTGYHFEETLQYRQKLTDLYGLNVKSVSALKEEHEFTQRDKTWEKDPDFCCHINKVKPLDLVKAKYTVWVSGLMEWQSEHRASLNIFENRGDILKFYPLLDVTKQERDAFIEKHDLPFHPLVKQGYHSIGCSHCTSPGVERSGRWNNNPKTECGLHL is encoded by the coding sequence ATGGAAATTGTTGCGGAAAAAAGAATAGTTACGGCTGCCGAAGTTGACAGACTGAATCAAAAATACCGGAAACTCGACCTTCACGAAAGGATCGAGGAACTATACAAGGATTTTAACCTTGCCGAGGTGATGCTTACCAGCTCTTTTGCTGCCACGTCGGCTTTCCTTTTAAAATTATTTTCAGATGTTAACCGAGACCAGCTGGTATATTTTATTGATACCGGATACCACTTCGAGGAAACCCTGCAATACAGGCAAAAACTTACCGATCTATACGGACTCAATGTAAAATCTGTTAGCGCGCTAAAAGAAGAACACGAGTTTACACAAAGAGACAAAACCTGGGAAAAAGATCCCGATTTTTGCTGTCATATCAACAAGGTAAAACCCCTTGACCTGGTCAAGGCAAAGTATACTGTATGGGTGAGCGGACTCATGGAATGGCAAAGTGAACACCGCGCCAGCCTTAACATCTTTGAAAATCGCGGGGATATTTTGAAGTTCTATCCGCTCCTGGATGTTACCAAACAGGAAAGGGATGCGTTTATAGAAAAACACGATCTGCCTTTTCACCCGCTGGTGAAACAGGGATATCATTCCATTGGCTGTTCCCACTGTACTTCGCCGGGGGTTGAACGCTCGGGCCGCTGGAACAACAACCCAAAAACCGAATGCGGCTTACATTTATAA
- a CDS encoding DUF1456 family protein, producing MPLSNNDIFKKLRVALKLRDEDIVHICSLVDFKVTKSEIGAIFRSEDHPKYMECGDQFLRNFLNGLVIYKRGPMPKKEDKK from the coding sequence ATGCCTTTATCGAATAATGATATCTTCAAAAAGCTAAGAGTTGCTTTAAAACTACGGGATGAAGATATTGTTCACATCTGCTCCCTTGTTGATTTCAAGGTTACAAAAAGTGAAATTGGTGCGATCTTTCGAAGTGAAGACCACCCAAAATACATGGAGTGTGGAGACCAGTTTCTGCGGAATTTTTTGAACGGCCTGGTGATCTATAAACGCGGGCCAATGCCCAAAAAGGAAGACAAAAAATAG
- a CDS encoding Hsp20/alpha crystallin family protein, which yields MNLIKRNTDNWLPSIFDDMFKADWMDNGNSGINRIGTSVPAVNISENDEAFRLELAAPGMAKQDFNLELDNGVLTISAEEQKENEKKENGGRFTRREFSYTSFKRAFSLPDTVEADKISAEYKEGVLMINLPKREDAKVQPKRMIEIG from the coding sequence ATGAACCTTATTAAAAGAAACACCGACAACTGGCTTCCATCTATTTTTGATGATATGTTTAAAGCAGACTGGATGGACAATGGAAACTCAGGGATAAACCGTATTGGTACCAGCGTTCCTGCTGTGAATATCTCTGAAAATGATGAGGCTTTCAGGCTGGAACTTGCAGCTCCCGGAATGGCAAAACAAGATTTTAACCTTGAGCTTGATAATGGAGTGCTTACCATTTCTGCGGAAGAACAGAAGGAAAATGAGAAAAAGGAAAACGGGGGAAGGTTTACCCGCCGCGAATTTAGCTATACCAGCTTCAAAAGGGCCTTTAGCCTTCCTGATACTGTAGAAGCCGACAAAATTTCGGCCGAGTACAAAGAAGGGGTATTGATGATCAACCTTCCAAAACGTGAAGACGCGAAGGTACAGCCCAAGAGAATGATCGAGATTGGATAA
- the uvrB gene encoding excinuclease ABC subunit UvrB, producing the protein MKFKVKSEFKPTGDQPQAIKQLVGGINNNERYQTLLGVTGSGKTFTVANVIQEVQKPTLVLAHNKTLAAQLYSEFKQFFPDNAVEYFVSYYDYYQPEAFIPSSGTYIEKDLSINEEIEKLRLSTTSSLLSGRRDVIVVASVSCLYGIGNPVEFKKNVVSIERDMVISRTKLLHKLVQSLYSRTEAEFTHGNFRIKGDTVDIFPSYADNAFRIHFFGDEIEEIEAFDPATNDVIEKYDRLNIYPANMFVTSPDVLQGAIKEIQDDLVKQVGYFQEIGKHLEAKRLDERTNFDLEMIRELGYCSGIENYSRYLDGRPPGTRPFCLLDYFPDDYLMVVDESHVTIPQVHAMYGGDRSRKETLVDYGFRLPAAMDNRPLKFEEFEVLQNQVIYVSATPADYELQKTEGMYIEQVIRPTGLLDPVIEVRPSLNQIDDLIEEMQLRIDKDQRILVTTLTKRMAEELTKYLTRINIRCRYIHSDVDTLERVEIMQDLRKGLFDVLVGVNLLREGLDLPEVSLVAILDADKEGFLRSNRSLTQTIGRAARHLEGKAIMYADKITDSMQKTIDETNYRREKQLKYNEKNNITPTALKKSFENMLVRKKPEPYTYEVAPDLKAAEEETEYFSKPQLEKRIREKRKAMEAAAKELDFMTAAKLRDEIKMLQEKVKEAS; encoded by the coding sequence ATGAAATTCAAAGTAAAGTCTGAGTTCAAACCTACCGGCGATCAGCCACAAGCAATAAAGCAACTGGTTGGCGGCATCAACAATAATGAAAGGTACCAGACCCTGCTTGGGGTCACGGGATCCGGAAAAACTTTTACGGTCGCCAACGTGATCCAAGAGGTACAAAAACCCACTCTGGTACTCGCCCACAATAAAACGCTTGCAGCCCAGCTGTATTCGGAATTCAAGCAATTTTTTCCCGACAATGCAGTGGAGTATTTTGTGAGCTACTACGATTATTACCAGCCCGAAGCTTTTATTCCATCCTCGGGAACTTATATTGAAAAAGATCTTTCAATTAACGAAGAGATTGAAAAATTGCGGCTCAGTACCACTTCTTCCCTGCTCTCGGGAAGAAGGGACGTGATTGTTGTGGCTTCGGTTTCCTGTCTCTACGGAATCGGGAATCCTGTGGAATTTAAAAAGAACGTGGTCTCTATAGAAAGGGATATGGTGATCTCACGGACAAAGCTGCTCCACAAACTGGTACAAAGTCTTTATTCAAGAACTGAAGCAGAGTTCACCCACGGAAACTTCCGCATTAAAGGTGACACTGTGGATATTTTCCCAAGTTATGCCGATAATGCTTTCAGAATTCACTTTTTTGGGGACGAAATTGAAGAAATAGAAGCTTTTGATCCCGCCACCAATGATGTGATTGAAAAATATGACCGGCTCAACATTTACCCGGCCAACATGTTTGTTACCTCGCCTGATGTCTTACAGGGCGCCATAAAAGAGATCCAGGATGATTTGGTGAAACAGGTGGGCTACTTTCAGGAAATTGGGAAACACCTTGAGGCAAAAAGGCTGGACGAGCGCACCAACTTTGACCTTGAGATGATCAGGGAACTTGGGTATTGCTCGGGTATTGAGAACTATTCCCGTTATCTTGACGGAAGACCCCCGGGAACGCGACCTTTCTGCCTGCTCGATTATTTTCCCGATGATTACCTTATGGTGGTTGATGAAAGCCACGTCACCATTCCGCAGGTGCATGCGATGTATGGTGGTGACCGCTCAAGAAAGGAAACCCTTGTAGATTACGGCTTCAGGCTTCCGGCAGCTATGGATAACCGCCCGTTAAAGTTTGAAGAGTTTGAAGTGCTCCAGAACCAGGTGATCTACGTAAGTGCCACCCCTGCCGATTATGAGCTTCAGAAGACAGAGGGAATGTATATTGAACAGGTGATTAGGCCCACCGGCTTACTGGATCCCGTAATTGAAGTCCGCCCCAGTCTTAACCAGATCGATGACCTTATTGAAGAGATGCAGCTAAGGATTGACAAGGATCAGCGGATTCTCGTTACCACCCTCACCAAGCGCATGGCCGAAGAACTCACCAAATATCTTACCCGTATCAATATTCGGTGCCGCTATATTCACAGTGACGTAGACACCCTGGAGCGGGTTGAAATTATGCAGGACCTCCGAAAAGGCCTTTTTGACGTACTGGTGGGAGTAAACCTTCTAAGGGAAGGGCTCGACCTACCGGAAGTTTCTCTTGTTGCCATTCTTGATGCCGATAAAGAAGGATTTTTGAGAAGTAATCGTTCCCTGACCCAGACCATTGGCCGCGCGGCACGTCACCTGGAAGGTAAGGCCATTATGTATGCCGATAAGATTACCGACAGCATGCAGAAAACCATAGACGAAACCAACTACAGGCGTGAGAAACAGCTGAAGTACAACGAAAAGAACAACATTACCCCCACGGCCCTTAAGAAGTCTTTCGAAAATATGCTGGTGCGTAAAAAACCTGAACCTTACACTTATGAAGTTGCCCCCGATCTCAAAGCAGCCGAAGAAGAAACTGAATACTTCAGCAAACCTCAGTTAGAAAAGCGCATCAGGGAAAAGAGAAAAGCTATGGAAGCTGCAGCCAAAGAGCTGGATTTCATGACGGCTGCCAAACTAAGGGATGAAATAAAAATGCTTCAGGAGAAAGTTAAAGAGGCCTCATAA